Proteins encoded in a region of the Sphingopyxis sp. OAS728 genome:
- the gmk gene encoding guanylate kinase gives MTESVHLNRRGVLFVLSSPSGAGKTTISRMMLEADRDIALSISATTRPPRPGEVDGVHYHFVDTDTFKKMAADGEFLEWAHVFGHRYGTPRAPVEELLAAGKDVLFDIDWQGAQQLYQEAGPDVVRVFVLPPTMEELERRLRSRNTDSDEVIAARMERAANEISHWDGYDYVLINDHVEGCFDEVRAILRAERLKRRRQIGLIGFARDLIRSVPDADKKL, from the coding sequence ATGACCGAAAGCGTCCATCTGAACCGCCGCGGCGTGTTGTTCGTCCTTTCCTCGCCCTCGGGCGCGGGCAAGACCACCATTTCGCGCATGATGCTCGAAGCCGACAGGGATATCGCGCTCTCGATCTCCGCGACGACGCGCCCGCCGCGTCCCGGCGAGGTCGATGGCGTCCACTATCATTTCGTCGACACCGACACGTTCAAGAAGATGGCTGCCGACGGCGAGTTCCTCGAATGGGCGCATGTCTTCGGCCATCGTTACGGCACGCCACGCGCGCCGGTCGAGGAGCTGCTCGCGGCGGGCAAGGATGTGCTGTTCGACATCGACTGGCAGGGCGCGCAGCAGCTTTATCAAGAGGCGGGTCCCGACGTCGTGCGCGTCTTCGTTCTGCCCCCGACGATGGAAGAGCTCGAACGCCGCCTGCGCTCGCGCAATACCGACAGCGACGAGGTAATCGCCGCGCGCATGGAGCGCGCCGCGAACGAGATCAGCCACTGGGACGGTTACGACTATGTGCTGATCAACGACCATGTCGAAGGCTGTTTCGACGAGGTCCGCGCGATCCTGCGCGCCGAACGATTGAAGCGCCGCCGCCAGATCGGGCTGATCGGCTTCGCCCGCGACCTGATCCGCTCGGTCCCCGACGCGGACAAGAAGCTTTAG
- a CDS encoding DUF2585 domain-containing protein has translation MAGISRTGWLVAAALVALLAAILLGMGRPPICPCGTISLWHGVVQSNQNSQQISDWYSFSHIIHGFIFYGALRWIMPERPLWVPLAIAIGVEGAWEILENSPIIIDRYREVTMAFGYSGDSVLNSVSDTLFMVLGFVAASKLRWWITVTLAIAFELFTLWTIRDNLTLNVLMLVSPVEAIKEWQAGA, from the coding sequence ATGGCGGGAATTTCACGAACCGGATGGCTCGTCGCCGCCGCGCTGGTCGCATTGCTCGCCGCGATCCTCCTCGGCATGGGCCGCCCGCCGATCTGTCCGTGCGGCACGATCAGCCTGTGGCACGGCGTCGTCCAGTCGAACCAGAACAGCCAGCAGATTTCGGACTGGTACAGCTTCAGCCATATCATCCACGGCTTCATCTTCTATGGCGCGTTGCGCTGGATCATGCCCGAACGTCCGCTATGGGTGCCGCTCGCGATTGCGATCGGGGTCGAGGGCGCTTGGGAAATCCTCGAAAATTCGCCGATCATCATCGACCGCTATCGCGAAGTGACGATGGCGTTCGGCTATTCGGGCGATTCGGTGCTCAATTCGGTAAGCGACACCTTGTTCATGGTGCTGGGCTTTGTCGCCGCGAGCAAGCTGCGCTGGTGGATCACCGTCACGCTCGCGATCGCCTTCGAATTGTTCACGCTCTGGACGATCCGCGACAATCTGACGCTCAATGTGCTCATGCTCGTATCGCCGGTCGAGGCGATCAAGGAATGGCAGGCGGGCGCCTAG
- the fumC gene encoding class II fumarate hydratase translates to MSVTRTESDSIGNIEVAAAAYWGAQTERSRHNFAFPTHERMPMPIVHALARIKGAAARVNRNNGLDTGLADAIVAAADAVVAGDYDDQFPLAIWQTGSGTQSNMNANEVIAGIANEKLAGTRGGKSPVHPNDHVNMGQSSNDSFPTALHVAVAVETTVRLLPALTTLTDALAAKAEAWSDIVKIGRTHLQDATPLTLGQEFSGYVAQLIACRARIEGALTHNICKLAQGGTAVGTGLNAPAGFDVAMAAELSKSTGIAFEPAHNKFEALASNDGLVFFSGALNTLAVALTKIANDIRLLGSGPRAGLGELDLPANEPGSSIMPGKVNPTQCEMLTMVAAQVIGNHQAVTVGGLQGHLELNVFKPLIGSNVLRSIELLAIGMAGFTEHCVVGIEPNRARIDELMNRSLMLVTALAPEIGYDKAAKIAKHAHETGSTLKEAALDLGYVDSETFDRVVDPRTMLGPEG, encoded by the coding sequence ATGAGTGTAACGCGGACCGAGAGCGACAGCATCGGCAATATCGAGGTCGCGGCCGCCGCCTATTGGGGCGCGCAGACCGAGCGCAGTCGGCATAATTTTGCCTTTCCGACGCACGAGCGGATGCCGATGCCGATCGTCCACGCGCTTGCGCGGATCAAAGGCGCCGCGGCGCGGGTCAACCGCAACAATGGCCTCGATACGGGGCTTGCCGATGCGATCGTCGCGGCGGCTGACGCCGTCGTCGCGGGCGATTACGACGACCAGTTCCCGCTCGCGATCTGGCAGACGGGCAGCGGCACCCAGTCGAACATGAACGCGAACGAGGTGATCGCCGGGATCGCCAACGAAAAGCTCGCCGGTACGCGCGGCGGCAAGTCGCCCGTTCATCCAAACGACCATGTCAACATGGGCCAGTCGTCAAACGACAGCTTCCCGACCGCGCTGCACGTTGCGGTCGCGGTCGAGACGACGGTGAGGCTGCTTCCGGCGCTGACGACGCTCACCGACGCGCTCGCCGCCAAGGCCGAGGCATGGAGCGATATCGTCAAGATCGGCCGCACCCATTTGCAGGACGCGACCCCACTGACGCTTGGCCAAGAATTTTCGGGCTATGTCGCGCAGTTGATCGCCTGCCGTGCGAGGATCGAAGGTGCGCTGACGCACAATATCTGTAAGCTCGCGCAGGGCGGCACCGCGGTCGGCACCGGGCTCAACGCGCCCGCCGGTTTCGACGTCGCGATGGCCGCCGAACTGTCGAAAAGCACCGGCATCGCGTTCGAACCTGCACACAACAAGTTCGAGGCGCTGGCGTCGAACGACGGCCTCGTTTTCTTCTCCGGCGCGCTCAATACGCTTGCCGTCGCGCTGACCAAGATCGCGAACGACATCCGCCTGCTCGGCTCGGGCCCGCGCGCGGGGCTCGGCGAACTCGACCTGCCTGCGAACGAACCCGGCAGCTCGATCATGCCGGGCAAGGTCAACCCGACCCAGTGCGAGATGCTGACGATGGTCGCAGCCCAAGTGATCGGCAATCATCAGGCGGTCACCGTCGGCGGGCTGCAGGGCCATCTCGAGCTCAACGTCTTCAAGCCGCTGATCGGATCGAATGTGCTGCGTTCGATCGAGCTGCTGGCGATCGGCATGGCGGGCTTCACCGAACATTGCGTTGTCGGGATCGAGCCCAATCGCGCGCGGATCGACGAGCTGATGAACCGCTCGCTGATGCTCGTCACCGCGCTCGCGCCCGAAATCGGTTATGACAAGGCCGCAAAGATCGCGAAGCATGCGCATGAAACCGGCAGCACGCTGAAGGAAGCCGCGCTCGACCTTGGCTATGTCGACAGCGAAACCTTCGACCGCGTCGTCGATCCGCGCACGATGTTGGGTCCCGAGGGCTGA
- a CDS encoding SspB family protein, with the protein MSDDVRDSLIPYDEIVQDALRAVVGRVLSQIVGYDSLPGEHHFYITFKTQAVGVDIPAHLIAKFPDEMTIVLQNRFWDLKVEDDHFSVGLSFNQTPSILTIPYASITAFVDPSVDFGLQFQVSDDDETQPEPHDEADNDRPEVTTEDGSNVVTVDFGKKR; encoded by the coding sequence ATGAGTGACGATGTACGCGACAGCCTGATTCCCTATGACGAAATCGTGCAGGACGCGCTGCGCGCTGTGGTCGGCCGCGTGCTCAGCCAGATCGTCGGCTATGACAGCCTGCCCGGCGAACATCATTTCTACATCACCTTCAAGACGCAGGCGGTCGGGGTCGACATTCCCGCGCATCTGATCGCCAAATTCCCCGACGAAATGACGATTGTGCTCCAGAACCGCTTCTGGGACCTGAAAGTCGAGGACGATCATTTCAGCGTCGGCCTGTCGTTCAACCAGACGCCGTCGATCCTCACCATTCCCTATGCGTCGATCACCGCCTTCGTCGACCCGTCGGTCGATTTCGGGCTGCAGTTCCAGGTCAGCGACGACGACGAGACGCAGCCCGAACCGCATGACGAAGCCGACAACGACCGCCCCGAGGTTACGACCGAGGACGGGTCGAACGTCGTGACCGTGGATTTCGGCAAGAAAAGATAG
- the hisB gene encoding imidazoleglycerol-phosphate dehydratase HisB produces MRTATVQRTTKETDIAIAVNLDGTGEYSVSTGIGFLDHMVEQLSRHSLIDISMQVKGDLHIDQHHTVEDSALALGEAVAKALGDKRGIARYGEAHAPMDETLTRCVLDISGRPHCVYKSSFSQPRLGEMDTEMFPHWFHSFAQTAGITLHIEMLYGENNHHIAESMYKALARALRQAVEIDPRKGDAIPSTKGVL; encoded by the coding sequence ATGCGAACCGCCACCGTCCAGCGCACGACCAAGGAAACGGATATCGCGATCGCCGTCAATCTTGACGGAACGGGCGAATATTCGGTGTCCACCGGCATCGGTTTCCTCGACCATATGGTCGAGCAATTGTCGCGCCACTCGCTGATCGACATCTCGATGCAGGTGAAGGGCGACCTTCATATCGACCAGCATCATACGGTCGAGGATTCGGCGCTCGCGCTTGGCGAAGCGGTGGCAAAGGCGCTCGGCGACAAGCGCGGCATCGCCCGCTACGGCGAGGCGCACGCGCCGATGGACGAAACGCTGACGCGCTGCGTGCTCGACATTTCGGGGCGCCCGCACTGCGTCTATAAATCCAGCTTCTCGCAGCCGCGTCTCGGCGAGATGGACACCGAGATGTTCCCGCACTGGTTTCACAGCTTTGCGCAGACCGCGGGCATCACGCTGCACATCGAGATGCTGTACGGCGAGAACAACCATCATATCGCCGAAAGCATGTACAAGGCGCTCGCGCGTGCATTGCGGCAGGCGGTCGAAATCGACCCGCGCAAGGGCGACGCGATTCCCAGCACCAAGGGTGTGCTCTAG
- the hisH gene encoding imidazole glycerol phosphate synthase subunit HisH, with translation MSVVALIDYGAGNLRSVHNALVAAGAENVAVTADPDVVAKADRIVLPGVGAFAACMNGLSAIDGLIEAMERRVRGEGAPFLGICVGMQLLADAGEEHGTHKGLGWISGTVRAFDPAPGLRIPHMGWNDVTPAAPHPVIAAGEAYYLHSYHFADAVDVAATSSHGARFVAAVAKANIVGVQYHPEKSQAYGRATLERFLAWRP, from the coding sequence ATGAGCGTTGTTGCCCTGATCGACTATGGCGCGGGCAATCTTCGCTCGGTGCATAATGCGCTCGTCGCGGCGGGCGCGGAGAATGTTGCCGTCACCGCCGATCCCGATGTCGTCGCCAAGGCCGATCGCATCGTGCTGCCCGGCGTCGGCGCGTTCGCGGCGTGCATGAACGGGCTGTCGGCAATCGACGGGCTGATCGAGGCAATGGAGCGGCGCGTGCGCGGCGAGGGAGCGCCCTTTCTCGGCATCTGCGTCGGCATGCAATTGCTCGCCGATGCGGGCGAGGAGCATGGCACGCATAAGGGGCTCGGCTGGATTTCGGGCACCGTGCGCGCGTTCGATCCGGCGCCCGGCCTGCGCATCCCGCACATGGGCTGGAACGACGTTACCCCCGCTGCACCGCATCCAGTGATTGCGGCTGGCGAGGCCTATTATCTCCACAGCTATCATTTCGCCGATGCCGTCGATGTCGCGGCGACCAGCAGCCACGGCGCGCGCTTCGTCGCCGCGGTGGCGAAGGCCAATATCGTCGGCGTCCAATATCATCCCGAAAAAAGCCAGGCCTATGGCCGCGCTACACTGGAGAGATTCCTCGCATGGCGGCCCTGA
- the hisA gene encoding 1-(5-phosphoribosyl)-5-[(5-phosphoribosylamino)methylideneamino]imidazole-4-carboxamide isomerase — MAALTIFPAIDLKGGQVVRLAEGDMARATIYGDDPAAQARLFADAGASHLHVVDLDGAFAGASVNGAAVESIIAAFPGKVQVGGGIRDRAGVDRWFALGVERVIIGTAALKDPEFVKSAARDLPGRIVVGVDARDGMVATEGWADVSDVRVEDLARRFEDAGVAALLFTDVGRDGLLKGCNVEATVALAEAVAIPVIASGGVADIGDIHALRPHVANGIEGVITGRALYDGRLDLAEAIAAGAA; from the coding sequence ATGGCGGCCCTGACCATCTTCCCCGCGATCGACCTCAAGGGCGGACAAGTGGTGCGGCTCGCCGAGGGCGATATGGCGCGCGCGACGATCTATGGCGACGATCCGGCGGCGCAGGCGCGGTTGTTCGCCGACGCGGGGGCGAGCCATCTGCATGTTGTCGACCTTGACGGCGCCTTTGCCGGAGCGAGCGTAAACGGCGCGGCGGTCGAGAGCATCATCGCTGCTTTTCCGGGCAAGGTTCAGGTCGGCGGCGGCATTCGTGACCGTGCCGGTGTCGACCGCTGGTTCGCGCTCGGCGTCGAGCGCGTGATCATCGGCACCGCGGCGCTGAAGGATCCCGAGTTCGTCAAGTCCGCCGCGCGCGACCTGCCTGGCCGCATCGTCGTCGGCGTCGATGCCCGCGACGGCATGGTCGCGACCGAGGGGTGGGCCGATGTCTCCGATGTCCGCGTCGAGGATCTCGCGCGCCGCTTCGAGGATGCGGGCGTTGCCGCGCTGCTCTTCACCGACGTCGGTCGCGACGGGCTGCTCAAGGGCTGCAATGTCGAGGCGACGGTCGCGCTGGCTGAGGCAGTCGCCATTCCGGTGATCGCCAGCGGCGGCGTTGCCGACATCGGCGACATTCACGCGCTGCGTCCGCATGTCGCGAACGGCATCGAAGGCGTCATCACCGGCCGTGCGCTCTACGACGGCCGGCTCGATCTTGCCGAAGCGATTGCGGCGGGGGCGGCGTGA
- the hisF gene encoding imidazole glycerol phosphate synthase subunit HisF translates to MTVRVRVIPCLDVADGRVVKGVNFVDLRDAGDPVEAARAYDAAGADELCFLDISASHQGRGTLLDMVSRTAEVCFMPLTVGGGVRSADDARALLLAGADKVAVNSAAVARPELVADIADRFGSQCAVGSIDARRVEDGRWEIFTHGGRKPTGIDALEHAVRLAELGAGELLVTSMDRDGTKDGYDLTLTRAIADAVSVPVIASGGVGNLDHLVAGVIEGGASAVLAASIFHFGEATIAEAHARLSVAGLPVRAH, encoded by the coding sequence ATGACCGTCCGCGTCCGCGTCATTCCCTGCCTCGACGTCGCTGACGGGCGCGTCGTGAAGGGCGTCAATTTCGTCGACCTGCGCGATGCTGGCGACCCGGTCGAGGCAGCGCGCGCCTATGATGCGGCGGGCGCCGACGAGCTTTGCTTTTTGGACATTTCGGCGAGCCATCAAGGCCGCGGTACCCTGCTCGACATGGTGAGCCGTACCGCCGAGGTCTGCTTCATGCCGCTCACCGTCGGCGGCGGCGTGCGCAGCGCCGACGATGCGCGCGCGCTGCTGCTCGCGGGCGCCGACAAGGTTGCGGTCAACAGCGCCGCGGTCGCGCGCCCCGAACTCGTCGCCGATATCGCCGACCGTTTCGGCAGCCAGTGCGCGGTGGGCAGCATCGACGCGCGGCGGGTCGAAGACGGGCGGTGGGAAATCTTTACCCACGGCGGCCGCAAACCGACGGGCATCGATGCGCTCGAACATGCGGTGCGGCTTGCCGAACTCGGTGCGGGCGAATTGCTCGTCACCAGCATGGACCGCGACGGGACCAAGGACGGCTACGACCTGACCCTCACGCGCGCGATCGCCGATGCGGTCAGCGTCCCGGTGATCGCTTCGGGCGGCGTCGGTAATCTCGACCACCTCGTCGCCGGGGTGATCGAAGGAGGGGCGAGCGCGGTGCTCGCCGCCAGCATCTTCCACTTTGGCGAAGCGACGATCGCCGAAGCGCATGCGCGGCTTTCTGTTGCCGGATTGCCCGTTCGCGCACATTAA
- a CDS encoding calcium:proton antiporter yields the protein MTSKLRLADRTNDIFPILGFVAAMASFAMPLNAWLVAVILAGAVVAAVHHAEVIAHRVGEPFGTLILALAVTVIEVGLILTLMQAEPEKAQTLARDTVFAAVMVILNLLMGLCLLSGAIRHHEQRFQRTGIGAALATLTVLTVVTLVLPNFTSSVPGPFYSATQLGFVAAVSLILYGTFALVQTVRHRDYFLPDGDADGDGEPDTHAAPPSVQRTAISGALLLASLFAVVLLAKNLSPIMGALLADWGAPPAVLGVLIAALILAPEGLAAVRAAKADRLQTSLNLALGSALATIGLTIPAVAILSIMTDLPISLGLDAKSAVLLFLSLIVASQTLANGRTTVLQGVIHLMLFAIYLFTTFVP from the coding sequence ATGACCTCCAAACTCCGCCTCGCCGATCGTACCAACGATATCTTCCCGATCCTCGGTTTCGTTGCCGCGATGGCGAGTTTCGCGATGCCGCTCAACGCATGGCTCGTCGCGGTCATCCTCGCGGGTGCGGTCGTCGCGGCGGTCCACCATGCCGAGGTTATCGCGCACCGCGTCGGCGAGCCGTTCGGCACGCTGATCCTCGCGCTCGCGGTAACGGTGATCGAGGTCGGGCTGATCCTGACCTTGATGCAGGCCGAACCCGAAAAGGCGCAGACGCTCGCGCGCGACACGGTATTCGCCGCGGTGATGGTAATCCTCAACCTGTTGATGGGCCTCTGCCTGCTCAGCGGCGCGATCCGCCATCACGAGCAGCGTTTCCAGCGTACCGGCATCGGGGCCGCGCTTGCGACGCTCACGGTGCTGACGGTGGTAACGCTCGTGCTCCCCAATTTCACGTCAAGCGTACCGGGCCCCTTTTATTCGGCGACCCAGCTTGGCTTCGTCGCTGCCGTTTCGCTCATCCTCTATGGCACCTTCGCGCTAGTGCAGACGGTTCGCCACCGCGACTATTTCCTTCCCGACGGCGATGCCGATGGCGACGGTGAGCCCGATACGCACGCCGCCCCGCCGAGCGTTCAGCGCACCGCGATTTCGGGTGCGCTGCTGCTCGCCAGCCTGTTCGCGGTCGTGCTGCTCGCGAAAAATCTGTCGCCGATCATGGGCGCGCTGCTCGCCGACTGGGGGGCGCCGCCCGCGGTGCTCGGTGTGCTGATCGCGGCGCTGATCCTCGCGCCGGAAGGTCTCGCTGCCGTGCGTGCGGCAAAGGCCGACCGCCTTCAGACCAGCCTCAACCTCGCGCTCGGATCGGCGCTCGCGACGATCGGCCTCACCATTCCCGCGGTCGCGATCCTGTCGATCATGACCGACCTGCCGATCAGCCTCGGGCTCGATGCCAAGTCGGCGGTGCTGCTGTTCCTGTCGCTGATCGTCGCATCGCAGACGCTGGCGAACGGGCGGACTACCGTGCTGCAGGGGGTGATCCACCTGATGCTGTTCGCGATTTATCTGTTCACGACCTTCGTACCGTAA